Within Paenibacillus albicereus, the genomic segment TCTCCGGCTCCAGCGCGCCTCCCCGCCGGGCCGTCCCCCGCTTCCGCACGCCCTCACGGGACACGATCGCCGTCCCCGGCTTCCGCGCGCCCTCCCGAGACACGTTCGCCGTTTCCCTCGGCTTCCGCGCGCCCTTCCGGGACACGATCGCCGTCCCCGGCTCTCTGGCGCCTCTCCTCGGCCCGCCCGCCGCTCCCGGCTCCGAGCCGATCCGCTCGAGCGCCTGGCGCAGCTTGCGCCCTGCCGCCTCCCAGCTGAACGCCTGCATGTCCCGGCGTCCCTGCCGCCCCTTCCGGGCGCATAGCGCCCGATCGCGGCTCGCCGCGCGCATCTGCCGCTTCAGCCCGGCCAGATCGGCTTCGGCCCACAACTGTCCCTTCTGCGCGAACAGCCCCCTGAAGCTTCGCGAGATCGCTCCGCGTCCCTGCATGCTTTCGGCGGGAGGACGCAGCCGATACGGGACGGAGAACGAGTTGGCGTCCGTCAGGAAATCGGCCTGCCCGCCCCAACGCGGGGCGATGACCGGCACGCCGCTCGCCAGCGCCTCCATGAACGGCATGCCGACGCCTTCGCCGCGAGTCGGCAGGACGAACGCGTTCGCCGCTGCGTACAGCCCCTGCAGCCGGCCTTCCCCGATCTGGCCGGAGATGACCCGGACCGGCGCCGGCCGATGCGGCAGCCGCAGCGTGTCCAGATAGCGGCGGATGCGGCGCTCCGCGCCGACGGCTCCCCCCTCGTCCTTCCAGCCGCTCGTCTTGACGACCAGCAGCACGCGGTCCTTGTCGCTGAATTCCTCCGCATACGCCCGCAGCAGCGCCTCCGGATTCTTGCGGTGCTGAAAGCTGAACACCGACAGGAAGACGAAGCGTCCGGACGCTTCCGGCACCCCGGCCGGACGCCGACCCGGACGGAACCGCCGCGAGTCGACGCCATGCGGCGCGAGATGGACCGGCACCGTGACGCCGCTGTCGCGCAGCGCCTTGACGTTATGGCGCGAGGGCACGATCACGGCATCGTACCGGTCGATCGCTCCGCGCCAGCGGGCCGGAACCCGCGTCGTCTCCCAGACGGTGTTGAGCACGACGCGATCGTAGCCGCGCCGTCGCGCCTCGTCCGCATCCAGCGTGTGCGGCGGATGGTGGTAGACGAGCATCCTCCGCCCGCTGCTGCCCGCGCCCCCGCCGGACGAACCGGAGGGCGGCAGCCCGATCCGCGCCGAGGCCCGCACCGGCAGGCCGGCCCGGCGCAGCGCGCGCACGTACTGCCGGCTCGCGCCGCCGAGTCCGCCTGGGCGTCCGATCGGGCCCTGCCAGTCGACGCGCCAGCGCCCGCCCGGCCGGCTCATCGGCCGTACCGGCGG encodes:
- a CDS encoding glycosyltransferase family 4 protein; this translates as MSRPGGRWRVDWQGPIGRPGGLGGASRQYVRALRRAGLPVRASARIGLPPSGSSGGGAGSSGRRMLVYHHPPHTLDADEARRRGYDRVVLNTVWETTRVPARWRGAIDRYDAVIVPSRHNVKALRDSGVTVPVHLAPHGVDSRRFRPGRRPAGVPEASGRFVFLSVFSFQHRKNPEALLRAYAEEFSDKDRVLLVVKTSGWKDEGGAVGAERRIRRYLDTLRLPHRPAPVRVISGQIGEGRLQGLYAAANAFVLPTRGEGVGMPFMEALASGVPVIAPRWGGQADFLTDANSFSVPYRLRPPAESMQGRGAISRSFRGLFAQKGQLWAEADLAGLKRQMRAASRDRALCARKGRQGRRDMQAFSWEAAGRKLRQALERIGSEPGAAGGPRRGAREPGTAIVSRKGARKPRETANVSREGARKPGTAIVSREGVRKRGTARRGGALEPETEIVSRKGGRRPGASSRKRGKRGRRLAGLGPNTRRRASTRLLRSALPRRSRRSTGSRPTGPRAGKGGRS